AGAAAAATATGGCATGTAATTTGTTAACATTCATACGTTATTTTTAACGATTTTTAACAATACAATTCCATTACCTTTATGAGAAAAATTTTTGCGGGAAAGTCAAAAAATAAGGCTTTTCTCGGGATGTTTGCATTGATGAGTGCAACTTCAGTAGTCTTAAACAGCTGTAATTTTAAAAATGAGGTGAACGACACGCTAAGTTCACAAGAACATCCTACCGCAGAAACTGCACCCAAAATGGACAATGAAAGCATAGACCCTGACAAAAGAGTGATCTACCTTACCTTTGACGACGGCCCTAATCAGGGAACAGAAAATCTCTTAAAGATTCTTGACAAAAGAAATGTATGTGCCACCGCATTTTTGGTGGGGAAACATGCTTATGGGAGTACAAGACAAAAAAATGATTTTAAGCTTTTAAAAGACAATCCTCTAATTGAACTGGCCAATCATAGTTTTACTCATGCTCACAATAAATATACCGATTTTTACAAAAGTGCCGATGCTGTTGTACGTGATTTCGATATCGCCAAAGACAGCCTGAAACTTCATGATAAAATAGCAAGGACTCCCGGAAGAAACATCTGGAGACTTAACAATATTAATGTCACTGATATTAAAAGTACTACTGCAGCCGCAGATGGTCTTAAAAGAGCAGGTTATAAAGTAATAGGCTGGGATCTTGAATGGAGACCTACTCATAAAATGACCTTGAAAGGGAGCCATGAGGCTATGCTGAAAAAAGTAGACAGTATTTTCCTTAATGACCTTGAAAAAACTTCAAGACACCTTGTATTTCTTACTCACGACCAATATTTGAGAGATACAGATTCTATCAATGAGCTGGATTTGTTTATTGAGAAATTACAGAAGAGCAACAAATTTGTTTTCAGAAAGATCTCTCAATATCCGAAGATCAATGAGGTTCTGAATTAATCTGAGAGATTAGTTTTGATAATGAACAGATTTATCATGAAAAAAATCTGTTTTTTTATAAGTTTAGGCTTTAAACTTTGAACCTTCCCCTAAATTTCAGAAATTTGCATTTATGAGTATTAAGGAAAATTATAAAACGATACAGGATAAACTTACCTCAGATATTGAACTGGTTGCCGTTTCAAAAACGCATCCGGTTTCTGCTATTCAGGAGGTTTATGATCTCGGGCAGAGAGTTTTTGGAGAGAACAAAGTTCAGGAGTTAATGGAAAAAGCACCTCTCCTGCCTGAAGATATTCAATGGCATCTGATTGGGCATTTGCAAACCAATAAAGTGAAGTATATTGCTCCATTCATAGATACGATCCAAAGTGTGGATTCGGAAAAACTATTAGCTGAAATCAACAAAGAAGCAGGCAAAAACAACAGGTCTATTAAAGTTTTACTTCAGGTAAAAATTGCAGCGGAAGAAAGTAAATTCGGATTGGAAATCTCAGAAGCTAAAGCTCTTTTCCAACATTATGCTGAAGGAAATTTCCCTCATGTTGAGATTACCGGATTGATGGGAATGGCAACTTTTACAGATAATGAGGGACAGATCAGAAAAGAATTTTTAACTTTAAAGGCGCTTTTTGATGAATTAAATCAACTAAAATCTTTAAAAACCTTATCAATGGGAATGAGTGATGATTTCCCTGTTGCGATTGAATGTGGAGCCAACTCTGTAAGGGTAGGATCTGCAATTTTCGGAAGAAGAGACTATTCCATATAGAATATTTAGGTATGGTTTTTGCTAATAATTGAAACAAAAAATTTAAATTTGCGACTATGCAAAAAATCCTTATAGTAGAAGACGAAAAAGCAATCTCAGGAGTACTTCACAGTATTCTTTCAGACGAACTTACAGATTATGAATTTGTTATCGCCGAAGACGGCCTTGAAGGTTACAAACAGGTAGAAAAAGAAGATTTCGCTCTGGTGATCTCTGATATCAAAATGCCTAAACTTTCAGGAACCGAGCTTTTGAAGCAGAGTCTGTTATTAAAACCTGAAACTACATTTATCATGATTTCAGGCCACGCAGACATTGATTCTGCTGTTTCCTGCTTAAAAGATGGTGCATATGACTTTATCTCTAAGCCTATTGACATCAACAGATTGATCACCAGTGTAAAGAATGCTTTAGTAAAAGAAACTCTGAAGAAAGAAAACAAAAATCTTCAGACTGAGAATAAGACTTTAAAGAGAAAGGTAAATAAAAAATACCAGATGATCGGGAACTCTCCTGCATTGCAGAAGATTCAGGATATGATCGAAAAGGTAGCCGTTTCTGATGCCAGAGTTCTGATTACAGGACCTAATGGTGCCGGAAAAGAATTGGTAGCTCACGCTATTCACAATCAAAGTGATCGTGCAAGAGGTCCTATGGTGGAGGTTAACTGTGCTGCTATTCCATCTGAGCTTATTGAATCTGAGCTTTTCGGACACGTAAAAGGTTCTTTTACCGGAGCTATTAAAGATAAGCAAGGAAAATTTGAACAGGCTAACGGAGGAACTATCTTCCTTGATGAGATTGGAGATATGAGTCTTATCGCTCAAGCTAAGGTATTGAGAGCTCTTCAGGAAAGCAAAGTATCTCCTGTAGGAAGTGATAAAGAAATAAAAGTTGATGTGAGAGTAATCGCAGCAACCAATAAAAATATGCAGAAAGAGATTGAGGAAGGGAAATTCAGAGAAGACCTTTACCACAGACTTTCTGTAATTGAAATTTATGTTCCACCATTGGATGATAGAAAAGATGATATCAAATTACTGGTTGAGCATTTCTCCGGTATGATTGCTGATGAGCATGGTACCGCTATGAAAAAGTTTGACGATAAAGCTATTGATGCTTTAAAAGCTCTTTCATGGACTGGAAATATCAGGGAATTAAGAAACGTTGTTGAAAGGTTAATTATTCTTGGTGGAAACACTGTTTCCGAAGGTGACGTTGCAAGTTTTGTAAGGAAATAATACCACTATTATTACAATATTATAAAAATTTGCAGTATTACTACTGCAAATTTTTTTTTGACCTATTTAAAATATAAACTATATGAATCTTAAAATATTATGAAATTTTTAGACAAAAAATACACAAAGGAATGCCTGACTTTAGCTCTGCCTGTAATGCTTACTCAGGTGGGGCAAGTTTCAGTTAACTTATTTGACAATATTATTGTCGGACAACTATTAGGAGCAGATGCATTGGCCTCAGTTTCATTAGGAAATGCAGTATTCTTCTCCATATTTGTATTAGCACTTGGTTTCTCTTTTGCTATACCACCATTGGTTTCAGAAGCGCATTCAAGAGAAGATCATGCTACGATCAATTCTGTTTTCAGTCATGGTTTTGTGATCAATATGACCGTTGGTTTTCTCCTGATGGTTATTCTCTTATTAGGAATGCCTCTACTCTATCATTCAGGACAGCCGGCGAAGATTATTCCGGATACGGTAAGCTTTTTAAGCATCATGGTGATCAGTATGATTCCCTTCATGGCGTTTCAGACGCTTCGTGAGGTTTCAGAAGGGCTTTCTTATACGATTGGAGTGACTAAGGCTACTATTATTGCCAACATTATTAATATCGCCTTAAACTACGTGTTTATTAAAGGACTTTGGGGAATCCCTGCAATGGGAGTACAAGGCTCTGCTTTAGCAACCTTAATTTCCAGAATATTCATGGTTGTTTTCCTTTATTTTGTATTGCTAAAGGAAAAAAGAACGAGACGTTATATCAAGGATTTTTCATTAAAAATTCAAAGCTTCTCAAAAGCAATGTTTGATAAAATGGTAAGATTAGGCCTGCCCACTGCTTTACAAATGTTCTTTGAAGTAACTGCTTTCGCCGGAGCAGCATTCATCTGTGGATTAATCTCAGCACATGATATTGCTTCTCACCAGATTGCTTTGAGTATGGCTTCATTTACTTTCAACCTTTGTGTTGGATTCAGTGTGGCTTCTACGGTGATGATCGGAAGAAAATTGGGCGAACAAAACTTTGTTGAATTGAGAAAGGTAGGAATTAATAATCTAAAGATCGCATTCATTTTTATGTGTATCTGTGGATTGGTTTTCATCTTAGGAAGAAATACACTGCCAACTTTCTTCACGAAAAAAGAAGAAGTTGAAGTAATCGCTTTAGCATCAAAACTAATGATCATTGCTGCTTTATTCCAGCT
This is a stretch of genomic DNA from Chryseobacterium tructae. It encodes these proteins:
- a CDS encoding polysaccharide deacetylase family protein gives rise to the protein MRKIFAGKSKNKAFLGMFALMSATSVVLNSCNFKNEVNDTLSSQEHPTAETAPKMDNESIDPDKRVIYLTFDDGPNQGTENLLKILDKRNVCATAFLVGKHAYGSTRQKNDFKLLKDNPLIELANHSFTHAHNKYTDFYKSADAVVRDFDIAKDSLKLHDKIARTPGRNIWRLNNINVTDIKSTTAAADGLKRAGYKVIGWDLEWRPTHKMTLKGSHEAMLKKVDSIFLNDLEKTSRHLVFLTHDQYLRDTDSINELDLFIEKLQKSNKFVFRKISQYPKINEVLN
- a CDS encoding YggS family pyridoxal phosphate-dependent enzyme encodes the protein MSIKENYKTIQDKLTSDIELVAVSKTHPVSAIQEVYDLGQRVFGENKVQELMEKAPLLPEDIQWHLIGHLQTNKVKYIAPFIDTIQSVDSEKLLAEINKEAGKNNRSIKVLLQVKIAAEESKFGLEISEAKALFQHYAEGNFPHVEITGLMGMATFTDNEGQIRKEFLTLKALFDELNQLKSLKTLSMGMSDDFPVAIECGANSVRVGSAIFGRRDYSI
- a CDS encoding sigma-54-dependent transcriptional regulator, yielding MQKILIVEDEKAISGVLHSILSDELTDYEFVIAEDGLEGYKQVEKEDFALVISDIKMPKLSGTELLKQSLLLKPETTFIMISGHADIDSAVSCLKDGAYDFISKPIDINRLITSVKNALVKETLKKENKNLQTENKTLKRKVNKKYQMIGNSPALQKIQDMIEKVAVSDARVLITGPNGAGKELVAHAIHNQSDRARGPMVEVNCAAIPSELIESELFGHVKGSFTGAIKDKQGKFEQANGGTIFLDEIGDMSLIAQAKVLRALQESKVSPVGSDKEIKVDVRVIAATNKNMQKEIEEGKFREDLYHRLSVIEIYVPPLDDRKDDIKLLVEHFSGMIADEHGTAMKKFDDKAIDALKALSWTGNIRELRNVVERLIILGGNTVSEGDVASFVRK